TAAATATCATCTTGTGAAAAAAAGTTCTTTGTTATCATTTATAAACTACTGGTAAAGCAATTAACAAAAAAATTAAATTATTAACGCAGGTGAATCGCTTGGAAAAACACCCATTTTGTATAGGGTTAAAATGACTGGTTATAAAGTCACCCAGATATTGAACGAATTTTATCTATATAAAAAACAGACATAACCTTAGATGAAAAAAGAAATGAGAAAGCATTTAGCAAAAAAAATACCTCATTCTATGTATTAAAAGGCCGCTATTCATTTTTTAATGAAAAATGCCCAGCGTGCGAATTAATTTCTTTGTAGGGAAGAATAGCCCATTCAGGGTATTCACAGGCGCGTGCAACACGAGGAAAAGAGGGACTAAAAAGAATACCTTTCGGTGTAAAATGCCAGTTAACAAAAGCCCAGTACGACTGCGTTCGATAATCACACTCCTCGTTTTCCAACATTCTCTTTGGATAGAGTGCAGCCATTCTTTTTACAAGCCAGGGCGCAAGCAGACGCGAGCGATAGTCGGAAAATTCGTCAAAGGTGGCATTTCCCCGCCCCTGTTCGTCATAATATATCGCCTCACCCTTTCCTAACCACAAAACGTCTTCCAGTGACAGTTCACGCGCCTGTTTAACGTCAAGATTGATAGGAAAATCAGCAAAGTCTGGATGTGCACCGCCGCAGTAGAAGTGGGTAAACACCTTGGCACTCAGCACGCTTTTTGAAAAGTAGCTCGGCGTGACGGTTTGAGAAAAATCGGCTTCTCCGGCACTGCTCTGCAATCCACCGTACAGGCAGCCGTGGTAGTCCACGACCGACTTCCAAAGGCGATCGCGCAGGTGTTCATTAATCTTTTTCAACGACCCCTGAGGATATCCCGACAAAACGCTAAATAGACGAATACCAGAAACCGGCTCTTTCCACCACTGAAGGTGATACCCCATAAACGTCTGCTCGCGCTCTTTCGTCAGCGACGAAGCGGCGATACGCAAGTAGTCGTATGGGTTTTCCTGACGCAGCGCCTGTAGATAAGGCGTATCGTCTTTCTGCTCTTTAAGATCCTGCGCAAGCGTCAACTGCACGGGCTGAGTTTTGCCCCCTACGCTGCGCCACTGACCTTTCAATGAGCCATCCTGTACCTGATACAGAGTTATCGATGATGTAGCAATGGGATTTTCTGCACGTCGATTCTCATACAGGTTCAGGCGTCCGTCAGCCGACTTGGTTCCCGACAGCGCAATGTCGTTATGATAGCGCCGATAGAAATAGCGCCCAACGATGCTGTCGTCATCCTCAATGGACAGTTCAACAACGACCGCCTGCGCGCCAATCACGCCGGTATAAACAGAGCGAGGCTCTTGCTCCGCGCTCACTGAGAACGCAGTTAAAAGCCAGAAGCACCCTGCCATCAGCGTGAATACCAGACGTTTTATCATTTTTATTATTGCTCGCTCAGCGGCGCTTTATTTTGCCATGAGCGATAAGTATAGAACCTTAATTGCGAGATGCCGCCACAATTGCCTGACCAAACGCTAAACCGCCGTCTCCCATGGGCAATCGCTCAGGATAAATGACGCGCAGCCCCTCAAGGCGCTCTACCAGTAGCGAGCGCAATAGGCGGTTGTGTAGCACACCGCCAGCCAGCGCCACGGTCGATACACGGTGCTGCTGTGCAAAGGCTTTCGCCATGTCGCCCATACCGTTCGCCAGAGCCTGATGAAAAGCGTAGGCGCGATCTGCCATTGGCGCTCGATAGGCTAGCCACTGCCGCCAGAACGTCGCTAAATCCAACGTATCACCACTAAACGGCATCGTGACGGGATGCTCCCGATTACAGCAGCATTGGCGGGCAATCGCTTCCAGCCGGCAGGCCGCTTCCCCCTCCCAGCTTATGCCGTTTGGAGAAATCGATAGCGCCGCAGCAACCGCGTCAAACAGCCGCCCACAGGAAGAGGCCTCTGGAGAGTTTAGCCCCCGCTCAACGGCAACGGCCAGCGGCTGCCAAGGGTGAGCCATCACGACCGCCGCTTCAGGGTAGTTCTTCCAGTCGGGTAAAAAGCGCTGCCACTGGGCAAGGAGGTTTCTCCATGGCTCTTTCGACGCCTTGTCGCCACCCGGCATGGCAACAGCGGGCAGGCCACCAAGGCGCTGGCAGCTCTGATAGTCCACCAGCAGGCACTCGCCGCCCCATAGCTGCCCATTTTCACCATACCCCAATCCATCCAGCGCTAGGCCGATAACTGAACCACCCTCTCTGCGCCAGCCGTGTTCCGCCATCGTCGCGGCAATATGGGCATGGTGGTGCAGCACCTCCACCAGCGGCAGGTTGGCTTTTTGTGCCAGCTCTCGCCCTAAACGATGGCTAACGTAGCCAGGATGAGCATCGACAGCGATAGCCGCCGGCGTAAAGCGATAAATATCTTCAAACAGAGTTAGTGCAGAACGGTACTGCTGCTCAATATCGACATCGTCCAGATCGCCAAGGTGCTGGCTCAACACCGCGGCATTGCCCCGAAGCAGGCAAAACGCGTTTTTTAGATCGGCTCCCATCGCCAGCTGTGGGGGCTCGTCGCGGAACCCTTCAGGCAGTTCAATCGCATCGGGTACGTAGCCCCGCGAGCGACGCATCATCTCTGCGCGCCCTCCCTGCCAGCGAACAACGGAGTCATCGGCTCGCTGCACAATATCTCGGTTGTGCATCAAAAACAGATCGGCAATCCCTCCCAGATCTGCTAGCGCCTGTTCATTAGAAAGAGCGGGAGGTTTACCAGAGGCGTTGCCTGACGTCATCACCAGCGGCCTTCCTACTTTCTCCATCAGCAAATGCTGTAAAGGGTTAGCGGGCAGCATCAGGCCAACCTCATCCAGCCCGGGGCACACTGCGCGACTCAGTGGAGACCCTATTGATGTCTCTACCAGTACGATAGGCGCCGGGCCGCTTTGCAGAAGCTGACGCAGGCTCGGTTCATTTTCCCGGCTGCAAAAGCTCAGCCAGTCTGCCGAAGGCAGCATCACCGCCAGTGGTTTAGTGGGTCGATGTTTGCGCTTTCTCAGCAGAGCGACAGCCTCGTCGCTGGTTGCATCGCAGGCTAGGTGAAAACCGCCCAGCCCTTTAATAGCCAGAATGCCGCCGTTAAGCAACAGCTCAGCAGCCTTTTCTAACGCCAGATCGCCAACAGTACCAGTCGGCTGAGGGTCACTTGCTCTGCTCAACCAAACGTACGGCCCACAGACCGAACAGGCGTTCGGCTGGGCGTGAAAGCGCCTGTCCGCTGGGGACTCATACTCCATACGGCACAGAGGACAAAGGGGAAACGAAGCCATGGCAGTAAACGGGCGATCGTAGGGCATCTTGCGGACGATCGTGAAGCGCGGCCCACAGTGGGTACAGTTGATAAAAGGATAGTGATAGCGTCGATTGTTACTGTCGAACAGTTCATTCAGGCAGGCAGGACAGGTCGCCGCATCGGGGATCACCTGTGTATCCATTGGCCCTTCACCACTGCTGCGAATGGTGAAGTCTGTCGGCTGTGTCGCCCAGTCGAACGACGTCGGCGTTACGCTTTCAATACGCGCCAGCGGCGGGCAGCGAGCATAAAGCTGCTCAACAAATGCCGCGGGAGCAGACTCGGCCAACAGGCGAACCAGAACCCCTTCGGCATCATTACAGACATCGCCCAGAAGGCCCATTTCGTGAGCCAACTGCCAAACGTAGGGTCGAAAGCCAACGCCCTGCACTTTGCCTTTAATTCTCAGCTGAATTCCACTGGGCACTCTGTTGCTCCCCTCAAAAACCACGCGCAATGGAGGCTATTTTGCACCCCGAAAGGCCCCGCCACCACCAAAAGATCCAAAGAAATGATAGACAAACAGAGAAAAACTGCTGCCCTCATCGCCAAGATGTCTATAATGAACCACTGCATCTGCTGATTTTACAGCGCAAATGATTGTGGTAAACGAGCGGTACAGCTCCCAGGACACGATGGTTTATGAACGAAAAACAGCAACTATTTGGCTTAAGCCCCTACATGGAATTCAGTCGTGAGCAGTGGGCGGCACTTCGGGATTCTGAGCCTCTGACCTTGACCGAAGAAGAAATCGCCAGCCTCAAGGGCATCAATGAAGACCTGTCGCTGGATGAAGTATTAGAGATCTATCTTCCCCTGTCCCGCCTGTTGAATTTTTATATCGACAGTAACCTGCAAAACCACGTGGTACTGGAAAAGTTTCTCGGCGTTCGCAAGCAGCGCGTTCCCTATATTATCAGCGTTGCCGGTAGCGTTGCGGTGGGTAAAAGCACCAGCGCCCGCGTGCTGCAGGCGCTGCTAAGCCGCTGGAGCAAAGGGCTCCGGGTCGAGCTGGTCACCACCGACGGCTTTCTGCTGCCAAATCAGATACTGCGCGAACGCGATATGATGAAAAAGAAGGGCTTTCCACAGTCTTACGACATCATGAACCTAGTGCGCTTCGTTTCGGAGATCAAGTCGGGTAAAGCGCAGGTTGAAGCGCCCGTCTATTCACACCTGATTTATGACATCATTGCCGGAGAAACTCAGGTCGTCGAGCAGCCAGATATTTTGATCCTCGAGGGGCTAAACGTGCTGCAAAGCGGTATGGACTACCCCCACTCTCCTCACCGCGTCTTCGTGTCGGACTTTGTCGACTTCTCTATTTACGTCGACGCCAAAGAAGATCTGCTGCGCCAGTGGTATATCAACCGTTTCCTTAAGTTTCGTCAGGGGGCGTTCTCCGATCCGGACTCCTATTTCCACAGCTATGCAAAGCTGTCAGAAGAGCAGGCGATCAATATTGCTGACGGTATCTGGCGGGAAATCAACGGGCTGAATCTGGTGCAAAACATTCTGCCAACCCGGGAACGGGCAAGCCTCATCCTAACCAAGGGCGCGAATCACGCCGTTGAGCAGGTGAGGCTGAGGAAATAGGCGAAAAGATCGGGCGGTGCTAGCTGGCCGCCGCCATAATTGCCTCGCTGTATGCCCGTAAATAGCGTTCACCCGTAGCGTCGTTAATCAGCATATTGCGATCAATGCGCAGTGTGACTTTTTGCCCCTTTATTGTTGTAACAATCTGCTTATTGTCAGCAGAGAGCATCCAGGTCAGTGGCTGGCACTCTTTCTCTCCTTTCGGGCAAATTTGGCTGTACTCGCTTTGCTGATACAGCATCAGGAAAGTAGGTGACGTTTCGCCATCTGGGGCAGGAAAAGAAGATGTAAACGCATCAAGCGACGCAAAGCAGGACGTGTCGCTGTTTTCAGGGCAAAGGTAATAGAGTCCGGGAATAAAAGACGCGTCTTCATCCAGCGTCAGCACAAACGTTCCACTCTTGGGATCGTCGAGCAGCGCACTATTTTCACGTACGGTCATCGCCATCTTCGAGCCATCGTCGAGGCTTATTTCCAGCCTGTCGCCCATAACTTCCCAAAAAAAGCCCGTTCTCTCGGCCCGAAAAAGAATGCGCCCGGTATGGTTTTTTTCAAAGTAGTAAGACTCGTTTTCGTGCAGTGACTTACCCTGACGGCAGTCAGCCAGTTCGCCATTGCACAAACGGTATTCTCCGGTCTTGAATTCCGCCGTTTCCGCCTGACTGAAAAAAGAGCACAGCGACAGCGCACCCGCAAGCAGCGACAGTACAGTTCGAGATTTGAACATAACACCCTCCATTGGCTTATAGATATGTTAAACAGCTTTCAGTTTTCCCATGCAAGCGTATGGGAGCATCCTAGAGATCGCGATCATCAGGCCTTAGTGAAATCTCACCACCGATATATGGCTGAATCTCACCGTCCTGCTCCAGCAAAAGCGCCCCTTGCTTATCAATACCGCGGGCGATACCGAATATTTGACGCTCTCCTATCAAGAGTTTCACCGGGCGGTCAATAAAGTTGTCCAGCGTGCGCCAGCGGGAAACAAAGGGAGCCAGCCCCTGCTGCTCAAACTGCACCAGCGTATCTCTCAGCGCGGTAATCAGACGGGCGACCAGCAGGTTTCTGTCGATATTCAGGCCGCCCTCCGTCAGGTTTGCCCAGCGCTGGTTCACTACGCTGCTGTCCGGCTCGCGCATGGCGAGATTAATGCCGGCACCGATGACAACGTTCGCCGCGTCACCGGTTTTACCAGTCAGCTCAACCAATATTCCCGCCAGCTTGCAGTCGTTCATGTAGAGATCGTTCGGCCATTTGACCTTGACGTCTTTCGCGCCCAGCTCGCGCAACACTTCAGCCATCACAATGCCGACTGCCAGGCTAAGCCCTACGGCCGCCGCTGGCCCCTGCTCTAATCGCCAGTACATGGAAAGATAGAGGTTAGAACCAAACGGCGAGAACCACTGCCGACCGCGACGCCCACGCCCCGCCTGCTGAAACTCGGCTACGCACGCCTCGCCGGAGCGCAGAGATCCGATTCTGTCCATCAAATACTGGTTGGTGGAATCCACCACTGGCAGCACCGTAACGCCCCCTTCCGGCAGGCTCTTGGAAATAGCTTCCGCGTCTAAAAGCTGAAGCGGCGCGGCCAGGCTGTATCCCTTGCCCGTCACGGTAAACACGTCCAGCCCCCAGTCGCGCAGAGTTTGCATATACTTGTTGATCGCAGCGCGGCTCATGCCCAGCGCCTGTCCTATTTGTTCGCCAGAATGAAACTCACCGTCAGAAAGGATTTTCACTAGCTGAAGCGGAACGGCAATGTTCTTCATGACAGCACCTCTACTGCGTTACGCTCCCCTTCCCGACCGATAAAGCGCACTTCCGGCTCCAGCCAGACGTTAAAGGTTTCGCCAACGCGATTTCTCACATAGGCCGCCAGCTGAACCACGTCCTGAGAGGTTGCACCGTGTTGATTAATCAGTACCAGCGCCTGCTGCTGGTGAACCGCCGCGCCACCAATAACGTGTCCCTTTAATCTACAGCTATCGATAAGCCAGCCAGCCGCCAGCTTTTCCTGACCGTCTGCCTGTGGGTAGTGCGGAGCGTTAGGATAGTGCGCCAAAATAGACGCGAAGTCCGATGCGCTGACCACTGGGTTTTTAAAGAAGCTGCCGGCGTTACCGGTTACCGCCGGATCGGGCAGCTTGCTCATACGCATGGCGCATACTGAATCAAACACTTGAGAAGGCGTCACCGTGGCTGGGTCTAGTGCACGCAGATCGCCATAGCTCAACACTGGCTGCCAGCGTTTCGGTAACCGAAGCCCTACCGCGGTAATAGCGTATCCGTCGCGATAACGGTGTTTAAACACGCTTTCGCGATAGCCAAACTCACACTCGGCAGCGGAGAGTCGACGCGTTTCACCACTTTCCAGATTCAGCACGTCAACGTAGTCGCAGACGTCTTTCAACTCTACGCCGTAGGCGCCGATATTTTGAATCGGCGCTGAGCCCGTGCAGCCAGGAATAAGCGCTAGGTTCTCAAGCCCCCCCATACCAAGGGAAAGCGTATGGCGCACCAGCTCGTGCCAGTTTTCACCCGCGCCCACGTGGATTTGCCACGCATCGGGAGACTCCTTAACTTCTATTCCCTTGATGCGGTTGAGAACGATCCAGCCGCCAAAGTCCTCCAGAAA
This DNA window, taken from Leminorella richardii, encodes the following:
- the hypF gene encoding carbamoyltransferase HypF, with amino-acid sequence MPSGIQLRIKGKVQGVGFRPYVWQLAHEMGLLGDVCNDAEGVLVRLLAESAPAAFVEQLYARCPPLARIESVTPTSFDWATQPTDFTIRSSGEGPMDTQVIPDAATCPACLNELFDSNNRRYHYPFINCTHCGPRFTIVRKMPYDRPFTAMASFPLCPLCRMEYESPADRRFHAQPNACSVCGPYVWLSRASDPQPTGTVGDLALEKAAELLLNGGILAIKGLGGFHLACDATSDEAVALLRKRKHRPTKPLAVMLPSADWLSFCSRENEPSLRQLLQSGPAPIVLVETSIGSPLSRAVCPGLDEVGLMLPANPLQHLLMEKVGRPLVMTSGNASGKPPALSNEQALADLGGIADLFLMHNRDIVQRADDSVVRWQGGRAEMMRRSRGYVPDAIELPEGFRDEPPQLAMGADLKNAFCLLRGNAAVLSQHLGDLDDVDIEQQYRSALTLFEDIYRFTPAAIAVDAHPGYVSHRLGRELAQKANLPLVEVLHHHAHIAATMAEHGWRREGGSVIGLALDGLGYGENGQLWGGECLLVDYQSCQRLGGLPAVAMPGGDKASKEPWRNLLAQWQRFLPDWKNYPEAAVVMAHPWQPLAVAVERGLNSPEASSCGRLFDAVAAALSISPNGISWEGEAACRLEAIARQCCCNREHPVTMPFSGDTLDLATFWRQWLAYRAPMADRAYAFHQALANGMGDMAKAFAQQHRVSTVALAGGVLHNRLLRSLLVERLEGLRVIYPERLPMGDGGLAFGQAIVAASRN
- the coaA gene encoding type I pantothenate kinase gives rise to the protein MNEKQQLFGLSPYMEFSREQWAALRDSEPLTLTEEEIASLKGINEDLSLDEVLEIYLPLSRLLNFYIDSNLQNHVVLEKFLGVRKQRVPYIISVAGSVAVGKSTSARVLQALLSRWSKGLRVELVTTDGFLLPNQILRERDMMKKKGFPQSYDIMNLVRFVSEIKSGKAQVEAPVYSHLIYDIIAGETQVVEQPDILILEGLNVLQSGMDYPHSPHRVFVSDFVDFSIYVDAKEDLLRQWYINRFLKFRQGAFSDPDSYFHSYAKLSEEQAINIADGIWREINGLNLVQNILPTRERASLILTKGANHAVEQVRLRK
- the birA gene encoding bifunctional biotin--[acetyl-CoA-carboxylase] ligase/biotin operon repressor BirA, with protein sequence MKNIAVPLQLVKILSDGEFHSGEQIGQALGMSRAAINKYMQTLRDWGLDVFTVTGKGYSLAAPLQLLDAEAISKSLPEGGVTVLPVVDSTNQYLMDRIGSLRSGEACVAEFQQAGRGRRGRQWFSPFGSNLYLSMYWRLEQGPAAAVGLSLAVGIVMAEVLRELGAKDVKVKWPNDLYMNDCKLAGILVELTGKTGDAANVVIGAGINLAMREPDSSVVNQRWANLTEGGLNIDRNLLVARLITALRDTLVQFEQQGLAPFVSRWRTLDNFIDRPVKLLIGERQIFGIARGIDKQGALLLEQDGEIQPYIGGEISLRPDDRDL
- the murB gene encoding UDP-N-acetylmuramate dehydrogenase: MPSSPVSIQRLHTFGLPVYAERVIEADSASLLQSAWREAKREGKATLLLGSGSNMLFLEDFGGWIVLNRIKGIEVKESPDAWQIHVGAGENWHELVRHTLSLGMGGLENLALIPGCTGSAPIQNIGAYGVELKDVCDYVDVLNLESGETRRLSAAECEFGYRESVFKHRYRDGYAITAVGLRLPKRWQPVLSYGDLRALDPATVTPSQVFDSVCAMRMSKLPDPAVTGNAGSFFKNPVVSASDFASILAHYPNAPHYPQADGQEKLAAGWLIDSCRLKGHVIGGAAVHQQQALVLINQHGATSQDVVQLAAYVRNRVGETFNVWLEPEVRFIGREGERNAVEVLS